The following coding sequences lie in one Streptomyces venezuelae genomic window:
- a CDS encoding SH3 domain-containing protein, whose product MMFRNAVSGCLAVALASVAFTGIAQADTQHVRDSGTSVAAPAAKPVKGTVTSRLGVNVRQYPTSKSKVVGTYRYRQVIDLTCKKTNGQPVNNNRVWYKVNKPNGWVTAAYVKNHAPVPLCK is encoded by the coding sequence ATGATGTTTCGAAATGCAGTGAGCGGCTGCCTGGCGGTCGCCCTCGCCTCCGTCGCCTTCACCGGTATCGCGCAGGCGGACACCCAGCACGTGCGGGACTCCGGCACCTCGGTCGCGGCACCGGCCGCCAAGCCGGTCAAGGGCACCGTCACCTCGCGGCTCGGAGTCAACGTACGGCAGTACCCGACCTCCAAGTCGAAGGTCGTCGGGACCTACCGCTACCGTCAGGTCATCGACCTGACCTGCAAGAAGACCAACGGTCAGCCGGTCAACAACAACCGCGTCTGGTACAAGGTCAACAAGCCCAACGGCTGGGTCACCGCCGCCTACGTCAAGAACCACGCCCCAGTGCCGCTCTGCAAGTAG
- a CDS encoding sensor histidine kinase → MLLKRLSDWGADHPSWSTAQKCAVAAFLLSLTVVDDVLLERLPPLQNAFAVGSAVVASLCAVPLESVSRTLRASVAVVASWTTTLFLLASDDAAAGAWGVGELVALLLLLVGTVWRGSDQAAAILGPPLAVACIAIPARDSDPHEWTLAITLITVIVAAFSLLLRTQSEQRVRDLDALRAAERRELARELHDVVAHHVTGIVVQTKAARFAAQDPEDGAPNAQSPQETAALLERIEREATEALGAMRRLVAVMRRADPGRPVTTAPVASLADTRKLVADFTGDGCPDISLYIEPGVEDRLPPDVTAGVHRIVREALTNVRKHAADARHVRITLTTVDSDLELKIVDDGRNAAALPERAKGGGFGIEGMRERAAAMGGSLRTGPLPGGGWQNVAVLPLRPATRSAL, encoded by the coding sequence GTGCTCCTGAAGCGTCTCTCGGACTGGGGGGCGGATCACCCGTCCTGGTCCACGGCGCAGAAGTGCGCGGTGGCGGCCTTCCTGCTGTCCCTGACCGTGGTCGACGACGTCCTGCTGGAACGGCTGCCGCCGCTGCAGAACGCGTTCGCCGTCGGTTCCGCTGTGGTGGCCAGTCTGTGTGCGGTTCCGCTGGAGAGCGTCTCGCGCACCCTCAGGGCGAGCGTGGCGGTGGTCGCCTCGTGGACGACCACGCTCTTCCTCCTCGCGAGCGACGACGCGGCCGCCGGGGCCTGGGGCGTGGGCGAGCTCGTCGCGCTCCTGTTGTTGCTGGTGGGCACGGTGTGGCGGGGCTCCGACCAGGCCGCGGCGATCCTGGGGCCTCCCCTGGCGGTGGCCTGCATCGCGATTCCGGCCCGCGACTCGGACCCGCACGAATGGACGCTGGCGATCACGCTCATCACGGTGATCGTCGCGGCTTTCTCGCTGCTGCTGCGCACGCAGTCGGAGCAGCGCGTACGGGACCTCGATGCCCTGCGCGCCGCCGAGCGGCGCGAACTCGCCCGCGAGTTGCACGATGTGGTCGCGCATCACGTCACCGGCATCGTCGTACAGACCAAGGCCGCGCGCTTCGCCGCGCAGGACCCGGAAGACGGTGCGCCGAACGCGCAGAGCCCGCAAGAGACGGCCGCCCTGCTGGAACGCATCGAGCGGGAGGCGACGGAAGCTCTCGGGGCGATGCGACGCCTCGTGGCCGTGATGCGGCGTGCCGATCCGGGCAGGCCCGTGACGACGGCACCCGTGGCGAGCCTGGCGGACACACGGAAGCTGGTCGCCGACTTCACCGGTGACGGCTGCCCGGACATCTCCCTGTACATCGAGCCCGGCGTCGAGGACCGTCTGCCGCCCGACGTGACGGCGGGTGTGCACCGCATCGTCCGCGAGGCGCTCACCAACGTACGCAAGCACGCTGCCGACGCCCGGCACGTGCGCATCACCCTCACGACGGTCGACTCCGACCTGGAGCTGAAGATCGTCGACGACGGGCGCAACGCGGCGGCGCTGCCGGAGCGGGCCAAGGGCGGCGGCTTCGGCATCGAGGGGATGCGGGAGCGGGCGGCGGCGATGGGCGGCAGCCTGCGGACGGGGCCGCTGCCGGGAGGCGGCTGGCAGAACGTCGCTGTCCTGCCGCTGCGTCCTGCGACGCGTTCCGCGCTGTGA
- a CDS encoding response regulator, translating into MAISVVIADDQDMVRMGFRMILEKSPGIEVLADVADGDAALETARRLRPDVLLADIRMPGIDGLEVTRRLCAEAATPEECRPRVLIVTTFDDDEYVRKALHHGASGFLLKDASPELLVEAVRAAAAGDSLISPAITVRMLKDWTSAGPAVSRQPTEELTDRERDVVRLLANGMTNAEIAGELFVSQSTVKAHLAHVQTKLAARNRVEIAVWAWESGLARG; encoded by the coding sequence ATGGCGATCAGCGTGGTCATCGCCGACGACCAGGACATGGTCCGCATGGGCTTCCGGATGATCCTGGAGAAGAGCCCGGGCATCGAGGTCCTCGCCGATGTGGCGGACGGCGACGCGGCGCTGGAGACGGCACGCCGCCTCCGGCCGGACGTGCTGCTCGCCGACATCCGTATGCCCGGGATCGACGGCCTGGAGGTCACGCGCCGGTTGTGCGCGGAGGCGGCGACCCCCGAGGAGTGCAGGCCCCGGGTGCTGATCGTCACGACCTTCGACGACGACGAGTACGTCCGTAAGGCGCTGCACCATGGCGCCAGCGGATTCCTGCTCAAGGACGCGAGCCCCGAACTGCTCGTGGAGGCCGTGCGTGCGGCGGCGGCGGGCGACTCGCTGATCTCGCCGGCCATCACCGTACGGATGCTCAAGGACTGGACGTCCGCCGGTCCTGCCGTGAGCCGGCAGCCGACGGAGGAACTCACCGACCGCGAGCGGGACGTCGTGCGGCTGCTGGCCAATGGGATGACGAACGCCGAGATCGCCGGCGAGCTGTTCGTCTCCCAGTCGACCGTCAAGGCGCACCTGGCTCACGTGCAGACGAAACTCGCCGCCCGCAACCGCGTCGAGATCGCCGTGTGGGCCTGGGAGAGCGGTCTGGCCCGCGGTTGA
- a CDS encoding acyl carrier protein, which produces MTSTDNTPGQDATELERQLAAATPEEREKLLTDTIRTQAGNLLNTTLSDDSNFLENGLNSLTALELTKTLMTLTGMEIAMVAIVENPTPAQLAHHLGQELAHTTA; this is translated from the coding sequence ATGACCAGCACCGACAATACGCCCGGCCAGGACGCCACCGAGCTGGAGAGGCAGCTCGCCGCGGCCACCCCCGAGGAGCGCGAGAAGCTCCTCACCGACACCATCCGCACGCAGGCCGGCAACCTGCTCAACACCACGCTGAGCGACGACAGCAACTTCCTGGAGAACGGCCTCAACTCCCTCACCGCCCTCGAACTCACCAAGACCCTGATGACGCTGACCGGCATGGAGATCGCGATGGTCGCCATCGTCGAGAACCCGACCCCGGCCCAGCTCGCCCACCACCTCGGCCAGGAACTCGCCCACACGACCGCGTAG
- a CDS encoding type I polyketide synthase — MANEEKLVEYLKWTTAELHRTQQQLRDLRAAQREPIAVVSAACRLPGKTRTPDDLWDLVSEGRDAVTGFPDDRTWELPEDPPYAQLGGFLDDAAGFDAGFFDIGAAEAVATEPLQRLMLHLAWETVERGHIAPHTLRSTLTGVYVGATGHDYATRLETAPDELLPYLGGGTSGSLVSGRIAYALGLEGPAISVDTACSSSLVALHLACQALRRGECRLALAGGGTVMSTPHTFHAFAHQKSLAPDGRCKPFAAAADGMGLGEGVGLVLLERLGDARRNGHPVLAVIRGSAVNQDGAGYGLAAPNGPSQQHVIRAALADAGLTPDQVDAVEAHGTGTPIGDAIEVQALLATYGAGRSPERPLWLGSVKSNTGHTQGAAGTAALIKMVQAFRHDTLPPTLHVDRPTPLAAWKKGAVRLLTEAVDWPRRDEPRRVGISAFATSGTNAHLILEEPPAPDAPAAPATEAAVPALPVAWPLSARTPEALQEQAKALVTHLAAADPSPSPAEVAHSLAATRSPLEHRAVLTGTDTTGLLTAARALATGDDHPDLTRTPADGTPKKIAWHFDGTPAAGTETAAADLAAAFPLFAEIYEEIRTLLDAHLPAPLPATASEPPHFALHTALAHMLLEAGVHAHTVSGTGTGHIAAAYAAGVLSLDDACRLAAAHFTATGEGASPTPEAYEAVLKDLTFRPATLALTGTAPADTPVSSPGYWHHHLASAHHDPGHAPETHTLLDLSAFSPSTPAARTVLTALARLYTSGAAVDWTPLTRRTPRPRTVDLPTYPFQATRYWLHDHTTHTAV, encoded by the coding sequence GTGGCGAACGAAGAGAAGCTCGTCGAATACCTCAAGTGGACGACCGCCGAGCTGCACCGGACCCAGCAGCAGCTCCGTGACCTCCGGGCCGCGCAGCGCGAGCCGATCGCCGTCGTCTCGGCGGCCTGCCGGCTCCCCGGCAAGACCCGCACCCCGGACGACCTGTGGGACCTGGTGTCGGAGGGGCGTGACGCCGTCACCGGTTTCCCCGACGACCGCACATGGGAGCTCCCCGAGGATCCCCCGTACGCGCAACTCGGCGGTTTCCTCGACGACGCGGCCGGTTTCGACGCGGGCTTCTTCGACATCGGCGCGGCCGAGGCCGTGGCGACCGAGCCCCTGCAGCGGCTCATGCTCCACCTCGCCTGGGAGACCGTCGAGCGCGGCCACATCGCCCCGCACACCCTGCGCTCCACCCTCACCGGCGTCTACGTGGGCGCCACCGGGCACGACTACGCGACACGTCTGGAGACCGCGCCCGACGAGCTGCTGCCCTACCTGGGCGGCGGCACCTCCGGCAGTCTCGTCTCCGGCCGCATCGCGTACGCCCTCGGCCTCGAAGGCCCCGCCATCAGCGTGGACACGGCCTGCTCGTCCTCCCTGGTCGCCCTGCACCTGGCCTGCCAGGCGCTGCGCCGCGGGGAGTGCCGGCTCGCCCTGGCGGGCGGCGGCACCGTGATGTCGACGCCGCACACCTTCCATGCCTTCGCGCATCAGAAGTCCCTGGCGCCGGACGGGCGTTGCAAGCCGTTCGCGGCCGCGGCGGACGGCATGGGACTGGGCGAGGGGGTCGGTCTGGTCCTCCTCGAACGGCTCGGCGACGCACGGCGCAACGGCCATCCCGTACTCGCCGTCATCCGCGGCTCCGCGGTGAACCAGGACGGCGCGGGCTACGGCCTCGCGGCCCCCAACGGCCCCTCCCAGCAGCACGTCATCCGTGCCGCGCTCGCCGACGCCGGGCTCACCCCCGACCAGGTCGACGCCGTCGAGGCACACGGGACGGGGACGCCCATCGGCGACGCCATCGAGGTGCAGGCGCTCCTCGCGACCTACGGCGCGGGCCGCTCCCCCGAGCGGCCCCTGTGGCTCGGCTCCGTCAAGTCCAACACCGGGCACACGCAGGGCGCCGCCGGTACCGCGGCGCTCATCAAGATGGTCCAGGCGTTCCGGCACGACACGCTGCCGCCGACGCTCCACGTCGACCGGCCCACCCCGCTCGCCGCCTGGAAGAAGGGTGCGGTCCGGCTCCTCACCGAGGCCGTGGACTGGCCGCGCCGCGACGAGCCTCGCCGGGTCGGCATCTCCGCCTTCGCCACGTCCGGCACGAACGCCCACCTCATCCTCGAAGAGCCCCCGGCCCCGGACGCTCCCGCCGCACCGGCCACCGAGGCAGCGGTCCCCGCACTCCCGGTGGCCTGGCCCCTGTCCGCACGTACCCCCGAAGCCCTCCAGGAGCAGGCGAAGGCGCTCGTCACCCACCTGGCGGCCGCCGACCCCTCGCCCTCGCCCGCCGAGGTCGCCCACTCCCTCGCCGCCACCCGAAGCCCCCTGGAGCACCGAGCCGTCCTCACCGGCACGGACACCACCGGTCTCCTCACCGCGGCCCGCGCGCTGGCTACCGGTGACGACCACCCCGACCTGACCCGTACCCCCGCAGACGGCACCCCCAAGAAGATCGCCTGGCACTTCGACGGCACACCCGCCGCAGGCACCGAGACAGCGGCCGCCGACCTCGCCGCGGCCTTCCCCCTCTTCGCGGAGATTTACGAGGAGATCCGGACCCTCCTCGACGCCCACCTCCCCGCGCCCCTCCCGGCCACGGCTTCCGAGCCCCCGCACTTCGCGCTGCACACGGCACTCGCCCACATGCTGCTGGAAGCCGGGGTGCACGCCCATACGGTGTCCGGAACCGGGACCGGCCACATCGCCGCCGCCTACGCCGCGGGCGTCCTTTCCCTCGACGACGCGTGCCGCCTGGCCGCGGCCCACTTCACGGCCACGGGGGAAGGCGCGTCGCCCACGCCCGAGGCGTACGAAGCGGTGCTGAAGGACCTGACGTTCCGGCCCGCGACGCTCGCACTCACCGGCACCGCCCCGGCCGACACCCCCGTGTCCTCCCCCGGCTACTGGCACCACCACCTCGCCTCCGCCCACCACGACCCCGGTCACGCCCCCGAGACCCACACCCTCCTCGACCTGAGCGCCTTCTCTCCCTCAACACCGGCCGCGCGCACGGTTCTTACGGCGCTCGCGCGGCTGTACACCTCGGGCGCCGCGGTCGACTGGACGCCGCTCACCCGGCGCACGCCGCGCCCCCGGACCGTCGACCTCCCGACGTACCCCTTCCAGGCCACGCGTTACTGGCTGCACGACCACACCACGCACACCGCGGTGTGA
- a CDS encoding alpha/beta fold hydrolase, producing MKNLRIPVSRTVSLNVRHLPAGGPGAAGRPFLLLHGMLSNARMWDEVATRLAAAGHPVYAVDHRGHGESDAPADGYENAAVVTDLVEAVTGIGLSGALVAGHSWGAHLALRLAAERPDLVAGLALIDGGWYEFDGPVMRAFWERTADVVRRAQQGTTSAADMRAYLKATHPEWSSTSIEARLADYRVGPDGLLIPRMTSEQVMSIVESLQREAPADWYPRITVPVRLLPLIPAIPQLSDQVRAWVAAAEAALDRVSVRWYPGSDHDLHAGAPDEIAADLLLLAREVTESAEVTAYAREPRPRGKAGVRPA from the coding sequence GTGAAGAACCTCCGCATCCCCGTGTCGCGGACCGTCTCCCTCAACGTCCGGCACCTGCCCGCGGGCGGACCGGGCGCCGCGGGGCGTCCGTTCCTGCTGCTGCACGGCATGCTGTCGAACGCCCGCATGTGGGACGAGGTCGCCACCCGGCTCGCCGCCGCCGGGCACCCGGTCTACGCCGTCGACCACCGCGGCCACGGCGAGTCGGACGCGCCGGCGGACGGCTACGAGAACGCGGCCGTCGTCACGGACCTGGTCGAGGCGGTCACCGGCATCGGACTGTCCGGCGCGCTGGTGGCCGGGCACTCCTGGGGCGCGCACCTCGCGCTGCGCCTGGCGGCCGAACGCCCCGACCTGGTGGCCGGTCTGGCGCTGATCGACGGCGGCTGGTACGAGTTCGACGGGCCGGTGATGCGGGCCTTCTGGGAGCGCACCGCCGACGTGGTGCGGCGCGCGCAGCAGGGCACCACGAGCGCCGCCGATATGCGCGCCTACCTGAAGGCCACGCACCCCGAGTGGTCGTCGACCTCCATCGAGGCGCGCCTCGCGGACTACCGCGTCGGCCCGGATGGCCTCCTCATCCCCCGCATGACCTCGGAACAGGTCATGTCGATCGTCGAGAGCCTGCAGCGCGAGGCCCCCGCCGACTGGTACCCGAGGATCACCGTGCCGGTCCGGCTGCTCCCCCTCATCCCGGCGATCCCCCAACTCTCCGACCAGGTGCGTGCCTGGGTCGCCGCGGCCGAGGCCGCCCTGGACCGGGTGAGCGTGCGCTGGTATCCGGGCTCCGACCACGATCTGCACGCGGGAGCGCCCGACGAGATCGCCGCCGACCTCCTCCTCCTCGCCCGCGAGGTGACGGAGTCCGCCGAGGTGACGGCGTACGCGAGAGAGCCGCGTCCCCGCGGCAAGGCGGGAGTTAGACCCGCTTAA
- a CDS encoding SAM-dependent methyltransferase: MTNNATTKKPPTVNKTVAPEPSDIGHYYDHKVFDLMTQLGDGNLHYGYWFDSGRQEATFDQAMVQMTDEMIRRLDPAPGDRILDIGCGNGTPAMQLARARDVEVVGISVSARQVERGNRRAREAGLADRVRFEQVDAMNLPFDDASFDHCWALESMLHMPDKQQVLTEARRVVKPGARMPIADMVYLNPDPSKPRTATVSDTTIYAALTDIGDYPDIFRAAGWTVLELTDITSETAKTYDGYVEWIRAHRDEYVDIIGVEGYELFLHNQAALGKMPELGYIFATAQRP; the protein is encoded by the coding sequence GTGACGAACAACGCGACGACCAAGAAGCCCCCGACGGTGAACAAGACCGTCGCCCCCGAACCGAGCGACATCGGCCACTACTACGACCACAAGGTCTTCGACCTGATGACCCAGCTCGGAGACGGCAACCTGCACTACGGCTACTGGTTCGACAGCGGCCGACAGGAGGCCACATTCGACCAGGCCATGGTCCAGATGACCGACGAGATGATCCGCCGCCTCGACCCCGCGCCCGGCGACCGCATCCTGGACATCGGCTGCGGCAACGGCACCCCCGCGATGCAGCTGGCCCGCGCACGGGACGTCGAGGTCGTCGGCATCTCCGTGAGCGCCCGCCAGGTCGAGCGCGGCAACCGCAGGGCGCGGGAGGCCGGTCTCGCCGACCGGGTCCGGTTCGAGCAGGTGGATGCCATGAACCTGCCGTTCGACGACGCGTCGTTCGACCACTGCTGGGCCCTGGAGTCCATGCTCCACATGCCCGACAAGCAGCAGGTCCTCACCGAGGCCCGCCGCGTCGTGAAGCCCGGCGCCCGCATGCCGATCGCCGACATGGTGTACCTCAACCCCGACCCGAGCAAGCCGCGCACCGCCACGGTCAGCGACACCACGATCTACGCCGCGCTCACCGACATCGGGGACTACCCCGACATCTTCCGCGCCGCCGGCTGGACGGTCCTCGAACTGACCGACATCACCAGCGAGACCGCCAAGACGTACGACGGGTACGTCGAGTGGATCCGCGCCCACCGCGACGAGTACGTCGACATCATCGGCGTCGAGGGCTACGAACTCTTCCTGCACAACCAGGCCGCCCTCGGCAAGATGCCCGAACTCGGCTACATCTTCGCCACCGCACAGCGCCCCTGA
- a CDS encoding DHA2 family efflux MFS transporter permease subunit has product MSADLGARRWWAVGALVLASMVVGFDVTILSLALPAMADDLGANNVELQWFVTSYTLVFAAGMIPAGMLGDRFGRKKVLLAALVIFGISSLGCAYAQDSGTFIGARAVLGLGAALIMPTTLSLLPVMFSDEERPKAIGAVAGAAMLAYPLGPILGGYLLNHFWWGSVFLINVPVVILAFLAVSAWLPESKAKEAKPFDVGGLVFSSVGLAAMTYGVIQGGEKGWTDVTTLVPTLGGMLAIVVFVFWEKRVADPLVDLSLFRSARFTSGTVLGTVINFTMFGVLFTMPQYYQAVLGTDAMGSGFRLLPMVGGLLVGVTVANKVAKALGPKTAVGIGFALLAAALFYGATTDIDSGTGLAAAWTAAYGLGLGIALPTAMDAALGALNEDAAGVGSGVNQSIRTLGGSFGAAILGSILNSGYRGKLDLDGVPEQAHGAVKDSVFGGLAVARAIKNNGLAESVRTAYVHALDVVLVVSGGLGLLGVLLAVVWLPRSVGQSTPKPAESEHEAADAV; this is encoded by the coding sequence GTGTCAGCAGATCTGGGTGCGCGGCGGTGGTGGGCCGTCGGGGCTCTCGTGCTCGCGTCGATGGTCGTGGGCTTCGACGTGACGATCCTGAGCCTGGCGCTGCCCGCCATGGCCGACGATCTGGGTGCGAACAACGTCGAGCTGCAGTGGTTCGTGACCTCGTACACGCTCGTGTTCGCGGCGGGAATGATCCCCGCGGGCATGCTCGGTGACCGGTTCGGGCGTAAGAAGGTGCTGCTGGCCGCGCTGGTGATCTTCGGCATCAGCTCGCTGGGCTGTGCCTACGCCCAGGACTCCGGCACGTTCATCGGCGCACGTGCGGTGCTCGGCCTGGGTGCCGCGCTGATCATGCCGACGACGCTGTCGCTGCTGCCGGTGATGTTCTCCGACGAGGAGCGCCCCAAGGCCATCGGCGCCGTGGCGGGCGCCGCGATGCTGGCCTATCCGCTCGGCCCGATCCTGGGCGGCTACCTCCTCAACCACTTCTGGTGGGGCTCCGTCTTCCTGATCAACGTGCCCGTGGTGATCCTCGCCTTCCTGGCGGTGTCGGCCTGGCTGCCCGAGTCCAAGGCCAAGGAGGCCAAGCCCTTCGACGTGGGCGGCCTGGTGTTCTCCAGCGTGGGTCTCGCCGCGATGACGTACGGCGTGATCCAGGGCGGCGAGAAGGGCTGGACCGACGTCACCACCCTCGTGCCGACCCTGGGCGGCATGCTCGCCATCGTGGTCTTCGTTTTCTGGGAGAAGCGGGTGGCCGATCCGCTGGTCGACCTCTCGCTGTTCCGCTCGGCCCGGTTCACCTCGGGCACCGTGCTCGGCACCGTCATCAACTTCACGATGTTCGGCGTGCTGTTCACGATGCCGCAGTACTACCAGGCGGTCCTCGGCACCGACGCGATGGGCAGCGGTTTCCGGCTCCTGCCGATGGTCGGCGGCCTCCTCGTCGGTGTGACCGTCGCCAACAAGGTCGCCAAGGCCCTCGGCCCGAAGACCGCGGTCGGCATCGGCTTCGCGCTCCTCGCCGCCGCCCTCTTCTACGGCGCGACGACCGACATCGACAGCGGCACCGGCCTCGCCGCCGCGTGGACGGCGGCGTACGGCCTCGGCCTCGGCATCGCCCTGCCCACCGCCATGGACGCGGCACTCGGCGCGCTCAACGAGGACGCCGCCGGCGTCGGCTCCGGCGTCAACCAGTCCATCCGTACCCTCGGCGGCAGCTTCGGCGCGGCCATCCTCGGCTCCATCCTCAACTCCGGCTACCGCGGCAAGCTCGACCTCGACGGAGTCCCCGAGCAGGCACACGGCGCCGTCAAGGACTCCGTGTTCGGCGGCCTCGCCGTGGCCAGGGCGATCAAGAACAACGGGCTCGCCGAGTCGGTGCGGACCGCGTACGTCCACGCCCTGGACGTGGTCCTCGTCGTCTCCGGCGGCCTGGGACTGCTCGGCGTGCTCCTCGCGGTGGTGTGGCTGCCCCGCAGTGTTGGTCAGAGCACCCCGAAGCCCGCAGAATCTGAGCATGAAGCAGCAGACGCAGTCTGA
- a CDS encoding TetR/AcrR family transcriptional regulator, whose amino-acid sequence MPGLRERKKARTKAAIQREAVRLFREQGYTATTIEQIAEAAEVAPSTVFRYFATKQDLVFSHDYDLPFAMMFQAQSPDLTPIQAERQAIRSMLNDISEQELALQRERFVLILSEPELWGASLGNISQTMQLLGEQVAKRAGRDPGDPAVRAYTGALFGVMLQVSLDWANDPEMDFAATLDQALFCLEDLRP is encoded by the coding sequence GTGCCTGGACTGAGAGAACGCAAGAAAGCCAGGACCAAGGCCGCGATCCAGCGGGAGGCGGTGCGCTTGTTCAGGGAGCAGGGCTACACCGCCACGACCATCGAGCAGATCGCAGAAGCCGCCGAGGTCGCCCCCAGCACCGTCTTCCGCTACTTCGCGACCAAGCAGGACCTGGTCTTCTCACACGACTACGACCTGCCCTTCGCCATGATGTTCCAGGCCCAGTCGCCCGACCTGACACCGATCCAGGCCGAACGACAGGCCATCCGTTCGATGCTGAACGACATCTCCGAGCAGGAACTGGCCCTGCAGCGCGAACGCTTCGTGCTCATCCTCTCCGAGCCGGAGCTCTGGGGGGCCAGCCTGGGCAACATCAGCCAGACCATGCAGCTCCTCGGCGAACAGGTCGCCAAGCGGGCCGGGCGCGATCCGGGGGACCCCGCGGTCCGCGCCTACACCGGGGCCCTGTTCGGCGTGATGCTGCAGGTCTCCCTTGACTGGGCGAACGATCCGGAGATGGACTTCGCGGCCACTCTGGACCAGGCGCTCTTCTGCCTGGAAGACCTGCGTCCCTGA
- a CDS encoding thioesterase II family protein — translation MDRGTAQAPRNTGAGVWLRRYHDSAAAPVRLICFPFAGGSASYWFGLSGLLSPGIDVLSVQYPGRQDRHKEPCLESVAALADGVVEQLPSDGTPFALLGHSLGAIVAFEVARRLRDSGPGGTGPVHLFASGGLARPYRPAGRSGALDDADILAHLRAMGGTDERFFRSPELQELILPSLRADYRAVATYEAPGPERLDCPITALIGDADERTSPEEAGTWRERTSAEFDLRVLPGGHFYLDACQEQVASIVAAALTAAVGA, via the coding sequence ATGGACAGGGGCACTGCGCAGGCGCCGCGGAACACGGGGGCCGGGGTGTGGCTGCGGCGGTACCACGACTCCGCCGCGGCACCGGTGAGGCTGATCTGCTTCCCGTTCGCGGGTGGCTCGGCGAGTTACTGGTTCGGCCTCTCCGGGCTGCTTTCGCCCGGCATCGACGTGCTGTCCGTGCAGTATCCGGGGCGGCAGGACCGGCACAAGGAGCCGTGTCTGGAGTCGGTGGCCGCGCTCGCCGACGGGGTCGTGGAGCAACTGCCGTCCGACGGAACGCCGTTCGCCCTGCTCGGGCACAGTCTGGGCGCGATCGTGGCGTTCGAGGTGGCGCGGCGCCTGCGGGACTCCGGCCCCGGCGGAACCGGCCCCGTGCACCTGTTCGCCTCCGGCGGGCTCGCCCGCCCCTACCGTCCCGCCGGGCGGTCCGGGGCCCTGGACGACGCGGACATCCTGGCGCATCTGCGGGCGATGGGCGGCACCGACGAGCGGTTCTTCCGGAGCCCGGAGCTGCAGGAGCTGATCCTGCCCTCGCTGCGGGCCGACTACCGGGCGGTCGCCACGTACGAGGCGCCGGGTCCTGAGCGTCTGGACTGCCCGATCACGGCGTTGATCGGTGACGCCGACGAGCGGACCTCGCCGGAGGAGGCCGGCACGTGGCGGGAGCGTACCAGTGCGGAGTTCGATCTCCGGGTGCTGCCGGGCGGTCACTTCTACCTCGACGCCTGTCAGGAGCAGGTTGCGTCGATCGTGGCCGCGGCGCTGACAGCGGCCGTCGGAGCGTAA